From a region of the Arvicanthis niloticus isolate mArvNil1 chromosome 6, mArvNil1.pat.X, whole genome shotgun sequence genome:
- the Trim7 gene encoding E3 ubiquitin-protein ligase TRIM7 isoform X1, with product MATVGPRTGPNAGAEALALAAELQGEATCSICLEFFREPVSVECGHSFCRACITRCWERPGVGTGTATRTLPCPLPCPQCREPARPSQLRPNRQLAAVASLLRRFSLPSTVPGERGTSAVAARAAAARCSQHGEQLKLYCQDDGRAICVVCDRAREHRSHAVLPLEEAVQEAKELLDSRLRALKKVLEDYEAFRSTEETESKELLKQMAAEKEKVGAEFQALRAFLVEQEGRLLSRLEVLSREVTQKQNENLAQLEGEITQLSKLSSQIQETAQKPDLDFLQEFKSTLSKCSSMPASKPTTVSSEMKNKVWNVSLKSFVLKGLLKKFKEDLQGELEKEEKVELTLDPDTANPRLILSLDLKSVRLGQRAQDLPNHPRRFDTNTRVLASCGFSSGRHHWEVEVGSKDGWAFGVARESVRRKGLTPFTPEEGVWAMQLNNGQYWAVTSPERTQLNCGQLSRVRVALDLEVGAVSFYAVEDMRHLYTFRVNFQERVFPLFSVCSTGTYLRIWP from the exons ATGGCGACTGTGGGGCCGCGGACCGGACCGAACGCAGGAGCCGAGGCGCTGGCGCTGGCGGCAGAGCTCCAAGGCGAGGCGACGTGCTCCATCTGCCTAGAGTTTTTCCGGGAACCGGTGTCGGTCGAGTGCGGCCACAGCTTCTGCCGCGCCTGCATCACGCGCTGCTGGGAGCGTCCCGGAGTTGGGACGGGCACGGCGACCCGCACTCTGCCCTGCCCACTGCCCTGTCCTCAGTGCCGCGAGCCCGCGCGCCCCAGCCAGCTGCGACCCAATCGACAGCTGGCCGCGGTGGCCTCGCTCCTTCGGCGCTTCAGCCTGCCCTCCACCGTCCCCGGGGAGCGCGGGACCTCAGCGGTGGCTGCCCGGGCGGCGGCTGCGCGGTGTTCGCAACACGGAGAGCAACTTAAGCTCTATTGCCAAGACGACGGCCGCGCCATTTGCGTGGTGTGCGACCGCGCCCGCGAGCACCGTTCGCACGCCGTGCTGCCCCTGGAGGAGGCGGTGCAGGAGGCGAAG GAGCTGCTGGATTCCAGGCTAAGGGCCTTGAAGAAAGTACTGGAAGACTATGAAGCGTTCAGGTCAACAGAAGAGACGGAGAGCAAGGAACTTCTA AAGCAGAtggcagcagagaaagagaaggtagGGGCAGAGTTCCAGGCACTGCGGGCCTTCCTGGTGGAGCAGGAGGGTCGGCTTCTAAGCCGACTGGAGGTGCTGTCCCGGGAAGTGACACAGAAGCAGAATGAGAACCTGGCCCAGCTGGAGGGTGAGATCACTCAGCTGTCCAAACTCAGCAGCCAGATCCAGGAGACAGCCCAGAAGCCGGACTTAGACTTCCTCCAG GAGTTCAAAAGCACGCTAAGCAA GTGCAGCAGCATGCCTGCCTCCAAGCCAACCACAGTCTCATCTGAGATGAAGAATAAAGTGTGGAATGTTTCCCTCAAGAGTTTCGTCTTAAAAGGATTGCTGAAGAAGTTCAAAG AGGATCTCCAGGGAgagctggagaaagaagaaaaag tgGAACTCACTTTGGACCCGGACACGGCCAACCCCCGACTCATCTTGTCCCTGGATCTAAAGAGCGTACGTCTAGGACAGCGCGCCCAGGACTTGCCTAACCATCCTCGTCGCTTCGATACCAACACCCGCGTTCTGGCGTCCTGTGGTTTCTCCTCTGGGCGACATCactgggaggtggaagtgggttcCAAGGACGGCTGGGCCTTCGGTGTGGCCCGCGAGAGCGTGCGTCGCAAGGGTCTCACGCCCTTCACCCCCGAGGAGGGCGTCTGGGCAATGCAACTCAACAATGGGCAATACTGGGCGGTGACCAGCCCTGAGAGGACGCAGCTCAACTGTGGGCAACTGTCGCGGGTGAGGGTGGCGCTGGACCTTGAGGTGGGAGCTGTGTCCTTCTATGCAGTGGAGGACATGCGCCACCTCTACACCTTCCGCGTCAACTTCCAGGAGCGGGTGTTCCCCCTTTTCTCTGTTTGCTCTACTGGCACCTACTTGAGAATCTGGCCTTGA
- the Trim7 gene encoding E3 ubiquitin-protein ligase TRIM7 isoform X2 — translation MATVGPRTGPNAGAEALALAAELQGEATCSICLEFFREPVSVECGHSFCRACITRCWERPGVGTGTATRTLPCPLPCPQCREPARPSQLRPNRQLAAVASLLRRFSLPSTVPGERGTSAVAARAAAARCSQHGEQLKLYCQDDGRAICVVCDRAREHRSHAVLPLEEAVQEAKELLDSRLRALKKVLEDYEAFRSTEETESKELLKQMAAEKEKVGAEFQALRAFLVEQEGRLLSRLEVLSREVTQKQNENLAQLEGEITQLSKLSSQIQETAQKPDLDFLQEFKSTLSKCSSMPASKPTTVSSEMKNKVWNVSLKSFVLKGLLKKFKVELTLDPDTANPRLILSLDLKSVRLGQRAQDLPNHPRRFDTNTRVLASCGFSSGRHHWEVEVGSKDGWAFGVARESVRRKGLTPFTPEEGVWAMQLNNGQYWAVTSPERTQLNCGQLSRVRVALDLEVGAVSFYAVEDMRHLYTFRVNFQERVFPLFSVCSTGTYLRIWP, via the exons ATGGCGACTGTGGGGCCGCGGACCGGACCGAACGCAGGAGCCGAGGCGCTGGCGCTGGCGGCAGAGCTCCAAGGCGAGGCGACGTGCTCCATCTGCCTAGAGTTTTTCCGGGAACCGGTGTCGGTCGAGTGCGGCCACAGCTTCTGCCGCGCCTGCATCACGCGCTGCTGGGAGCGTCCCGGAGTTGGGACGGGCACGGCGACCCGCACTCTGCCCTGCCCACTGCCCTGTCCTCAGTGCCGCGAGCCCGCGCGCCCCAGCCAGCTGCGACCCAATCGACAGCTGGCCGCGGTGGCCTCGCTCCTTCGGCGCTTCAGCCTGCCCTCCACCGTCCCCGGGGAGCGCGGGACCTCAGCGGTGGCTGCCCGGGCGGCGGCTGCGCGGTGTTCGCAACACGGAGAGCAACTTAAGCTCTATTGCCAAGACGACGGCCGCGCCATTTGCGTGGTGTGCGACCGCGCCCGCGAGCACCGTTCGCACGCCGTGCTGCCCCTGGAGGAGGCGGTGCAGGAGGCGAAG GAGCTGCTGGATTCCAGGCTAAGGGCCTTGAAGAAAGTACTGGAAGACTATGAAGCGTTCAGGTCAACAGAAGAGACGGAGAGCAAGGAACTTCTA AAGCAGAtggcagcagagaaagagaaggtagGGGCAGAGTTCCAGGCACTGCGGGCCTTCCTGGTGGAGCAGGAGGGTCGGCTTCTAAGCCGACTGGAGGTGCTGTCCCGGGAAGTGACACAGAAGCAGAATGAGAACCTGGCCCAGCTGGAGGGTGAGATCACTCAGCTGTCCAAACTCAGCAGCCAGATCCAGGAGACAGCCCAGAAGCCGGACTTAGACTTCCTCCAG GAGTTCAAAAGCACGCTAAGCAA GTGCAGCAGCATGCCTGCCTCCAAGCCAACCACAGTCTCATCTGAGATGAAGAATAAAGTGTGGAATGTTTCCCTCAAGAGTTTCGTCTTAAAAGGATTGCTGAAGAAGTTCAAAG tgGAACTCACTTTGGACCCGGACACGGCCAACCCCCGACTCATCTTGTCCCTGGATCTAAAGAGCGTACGTCTAGGACAGCGCGCCCAGGACTTGCCTAACCATCCTCGTCGCTTCGATACCAACACCCGCGTTCTGGCGTCCTGTGGTTTCTCCTCTGGGCGACATCactgggaggtggaagtgggttcCAAGGACGGCTGGGCCTTCGGTGTGGCCCGCGAGAGCGTGCGTCGCAAGGGTCTCACGCCCTTCACCCCCGAGGAGGGCGTCTGGGCAATGCAACTCAACAATGGGCAATACTGGGCGGTGACCAGCCCTGAGAGGACGCAGCTCAACTGTGGGCAACTGTCGCGGGTGAGGGTGGCGCTGGACCTTGAGGTGGGAGCTGTGTCCTTCTATGCAGTGGAGGACATGCGCCACCTCTACACCTTCCGCGTCAACTTCCAGGAGCGGGTGTTCCCCCTTTTCTCTGTTTGCTCTACTGGCACCTACTTGAGAATCTGGCCTTGA